The sequence AAGAACAAAACAAGGAGAATAAAGAAGGGCTGAAGAATTTCTTGGAGGTTAAAGATGTTAAGAACAATTTGTAAATCTAAAATTCATCGAGTAACGATTACCGAAACTAATTTACATTATCTGGGTAGTATTACTATTGATGAAGAATTACTTATCGCCGCAGATATTATGCCACAT is a genomic window of bacterium containing:
- a CDS encoding aspartate 1-decarboxylase; protein product: MLRTICKSKIHRVTITETNLHYLGSITIDEELLIAADIMPH